Proteins encoded by one window of Acetivibrio thermocellus ATCC 27405:
- a CDS encoding dihydrofolate reductase, translating into MKAIVAVDSNWGIGYKGNLLQRIPEDMRFFRQMTLNKVVVMGRKTFESLPGKEPLKDRVNIILSKSENIEKDGIIICRSVDGLFLELKKYNSDDIFVIGGEEVYTQLLPYCSEAHVTKFNGAYSADRYFPNLDEMEGWKLVCVGEPKEFNDIRYNRLKYVNENPKVY; encoded by the coding sequence ATGAAAGCTATTGTTGCGGTTGATTCTAACTGGGGAATTGGATATAAAGGGAATCTGCTTCAACGTATTCCCGAGGATATGAGATTTTTCAGGCAGATGACTTTGAATAAAGTTGTGGTAATGGGAAGGAAGACGTTTGAATCGTTGCCCGGAAAAGAACCTTTAAAGGATAGGGTAAATATAATATTAAGTAAGAGTGAAAACATTGAAAAAGACGGAATAATAATATGTCGTTCCGTTGACGGGCTTTTTTTGGAGCTTAAAAAATATAACTCCGATGATATTTTTGTAATAGGCGGAGAAGAGGTATACACACAGCTGTTGCCATATTGCTCCGAGGCTCATGTTACCAAATTTAACGGTGCGTATTCTGCAGACAGATATTTTCCCAACCTCGATGAAATGGAAGGGTGGAAACTGGTTTGTGTGGGCGAGCCGAAGGAGTTTAACGATATCCGGTATAACCGCTTGAAATATGTAAACGAAAATCCCAAAGTATACTGA
- the thyA gene encoding thymidylate synthase — translation MSKADEIFIAMCKDILENGVSSEGEKVRARWADGTPAHTIKKFGVVNRYDLSEEFPILTLRPTNLKAAIDELLWIWQKKSNNIKDLNSHIWDSWADENGSIGKAYGYQLSIKHKYPEGEFDQVDRIIYDLKHNPYSRRIIANMYNHSDLHEMNLYPCAYSITFNVTGRKLNAILNQRSQDVLVANNWNVAQYAILVHMFAQVCDLEVGELVHVIADAHIYDRHIPLVKELIQRTPYPAPKLWINPEKKDFYDFKVEDFVLEDYQAGPQIKNIPVAI, via the coding sequence ATGAGTAAAGCTGATGAGATTTTTATAGCCATGTGCAAAGACATTCTTGAAAACGGAGTGTCTTCCGAAGGAGAAAAAGTAAGAGCAAGATGGGCTGACGGAACTCCTGCCCATACAATCAAGAAATTTGGCGTTGTGAACAGATATGATTTGTCGGAGGAGTTTCCAATCCTTACCTTAAGGCCGACAAATCTGAAAGCTGCAATTGATGAGCTGCTTTGGATATGGCAAAAGAAATCCAATAATATAAAAGACCTCAACAGTCATATTTGGGACAGCTGGGCCGATGAAAACGGTTCGATAGGCAAGGCGTACGGTTATCAATTAAGTATTAAGCATAAATATCCCGAAGGAGAGTTTGACCAGGTTGACAGGATTATCTATGACTTAAAGCACAATCCTTACAGCAGAAGGATTATTGCCAACATGTACAATCATAGTGACCTTCATGAAATGAACCTGTATCCTTGCGCATACAGCATAACTTTCAATGTCACCGGAAGAAAATTGAACGCAATACTTAATCAGCGTTCCCAGGATGTTTTGGTGGCGAACAACTGGAATGTGGCCCAATATGCAATTTTAGTACATATGTTTGCACAAGTCTGCGATTTGGAAGTTGGAGAACTTGTGCATGTTATTGCCGATGCCCATATATATGACAGGCATATACCGTTGGTAAAAGAACTTATACAAAGGACTCCTTATCCAGCACCGAAGCTATGGATTAATCCCGAGAAAAAAGATTTTTATGATTTTAAAGTTGAAGATTTTGTGCTGGAGGACTATCAGGCCGGGCCCCAGATAAAAAACATCCCTGTTGCCATCTAA
- the thrS gene encoding threonine--tRNA ligase, with amino-acid sequence MIKITLKDGSVREYNEGITIKEVAESISAGLARVALAGEVNGEVKDLSYPLENDCTLNLLTFDDEGGRDAYRHTTSHILAQAVKRLYPDAKLAIGPAIENGFYYDFDVEKPFSVEDLEKIEEEMKKIIKEDYKLERFTLPREEAIKFMEERNEPYKVELIRDLPEGETISFYKQGDFVDLCAGPHIESTGKVKAFKLMSVAGAYWRGNEKNKMLQRIYGTSFTKKSDLDAYITRIEEAKKRDHRKLGRELDLFDIYEEGPGFPFFMPKGMVLRNVLEEYWREEHRKAGYQEIKTPIILNEELWHRSGHWDHYKENMYFTKIDEADFAIKPMNCPGGMLVYKRKLHSYRDLPQRLAELGLVHRHELSGVLHGLMRVRCFTQDDAHIFMTPDQIESEILGVISLIDDFYKVFGFKYHVELSTRPENSMGSDEDWERATNALKNALEKKGIDYKINEGDGAFYGPKIDFHLEDSIGRTWQCGTIQLDFQMPERFDLTYIGPDGEKHRPVMIHRVVFGSIERFIAILTEHYAGAFPVWLSPVQVKILPILEKQHDYVAEVKKALEEKGVRVEADLRNEKIGYKIREAQLEKVPYMLVIGDKEMENRTVAVRSRKDGDLGPMRLEDFVNRIVEAIKNKEN; translated from the coding sequence ATGATTAAAATAACACTTAAGGATGGAAGTGTTAGAGAATACAATGAAGGGATTACAATCAAAGAAGTGGCGGAAAGTATAAGTGCGGGGCTTGCGAGGGTTGCCCTTGCAGGCGAGGTGAACGGTGAGGTAAAAGATTTGAGTTACCCGCTTGAAAATGATTGCACTCTTAACTTGTTGACTTTTGATGATGAAGGCGGAAGAGACGCCTACAGGCATACCACATCCCATATACTGGCACAGGCCGTCAAGAGGCTGTATCCCGATGCAAAGCTGGCAATAGGGCCTGCAATAGAGAACGGTTTTTATTATGACTTTGATGTGGAAAAGCCTTTTTCGGTGGAAGATCTGGAAAAGATCGAAGAGGAAATGAAGAAAATCATAAAAGAGGACTACAAGCTTGAAAGATTTACTCTTCCAAGGGAAGAAGCCATAAAATTTATGGAAGAAAGAAACGAACCGTACAAAGTGGAATTGATTCGGGATTTGCCGGAAGGTGAAACAATATCTTTTTACAAACAGGGTGATTTTGTTGATTTGTGTGCCGGACCACACATAGAATCCACAGGAAAGGTAAAGGCTTTTAAGCTGATGTCGGTTGCCGGAGCATACTGGAGAGGCAACGAAAAGAATAAGATGCTCCAGAGAATTTACGGTACTTCCTTTACCAAGAAGAGTGACCTGGATGCGTATATTACAAGAATTGAGGAAGCAAAGAAGAGAGATCACAGAAAGCTTGGAAGGGAGCTGGATCTCTTTGATATTTATGAAGAAGGTCCCGGTTTTCCGTTCTTTATGCCAAAGGGAATGGTTTTAAGAAACGTTTTGGAGGAGTATTGGAGAGAAGAACACAGAAAAGCCGGATATCAGGAAATAAAGACTCCGATAATTTTGAACGAAGAACTGTGGCACCGCTCCGGGCACTGGGATCATTACAAGGAGAATATGTATTTTACGAAAATAGATGAGGCCGACTTTGCCATCAAGCCGATGAACTGTCCCGGAGGCATGCTGGTATACAAGAGAAAGCTTCATTCCTACAGGGATTTGCCTCAGAGGCTGGCGGAGCTTGGTCTGGTGCACAGGCACGAGCTTTCCGGAGTTTTGCACGGCTTAATGAGGGTTAGATGCTTTACCCAGGACGATGCCCACATATTTATGACTCCGGATCAAATTGAAAGCGAAATTCTTGGTGTTATAAGTCTGATTGATGACTTCTATAAAGTTTTCGGTTTCAAATATCATGTGGAACTGTCCACGAGACCGGAAAATTCCATGGGTTCGGATGAAGACTGGGAAAGGGCTACAAATGCACTGAAGAACGCTCTTGAAAAGAAAGGAATAGATTATAAGATAAATGAAGGAGACGGAGCATTCTACGGACCTAAGATAGATTTCCACCTTGAAGACTCCATTGGACGTACCTGGCAGTGCGGAACAATACAGCTCGATTTCCAGATGCCGGAGAGATTTGACTTGACGTATATAGGTCCTGACGGAGAAAAGCACAGACCTGTTATGATTCATAGGGTTGTGTTCGGCAGCATAGAAAGGTTCATCGCCATTTTGACCGAGCATTATGCGGGAGCTTTCCCTGTATGGCTTTCACCGGTGCAGGTAAAGATACTGCCCATACTTGAAAAACAGCATGACTATGTTGCTGAAGTTAAAAAAGCGCTGGAAGAGAAAGGCGTCAGAGTGGAAGCTGATTTGAGGAATGAAAAGATTGGCTACAAAATCAGGGAGGCGCAACTTGAAAAAGTGCCTTACATGCTTGTAATTGGTGACAAAGAGATGGAGAACAGAACTGTTGCGGTAAGATCAAGAAAAGACGGAGATTTGGGGCCCATGCGTCTTGAAGATTTTGTAAACAGAATTGTTGAAGCAATCAAGAATAAAGAAAATTAA
- a CDS encoding GerMN domain-containing protein, whose protein sequence is MKRILTLIAALTILVFAAGCSLSGGTGTGQAGNEQQQQSDEGNGSEIQEPDLEKESEKGSEEEPEEEETLTVMVYFGDFQSEKVAPETRTVKVKAGDSIEKVVFEELAKGPETEGLDPVIPEGTKLLSVRTENGICTVNLSKEFVENHIGGSTAELMTINSIVASLTELPGIDKVQFLIEGNVREVFIHEALDTPIKRNESFIKK, encoded by the coding sequence ATGAAAAGAATTTTAACATTAATTGCAGCTTTGACCATTCTTGTGTTTGCGGCAGGGTGCAGCCTTTCCGGAGGAACAGGTACGGGACAGGCCGGCAATGAACAACAGCAGCAAAGCGATGAAGGTAACGGTAGTGAAATTCAGGAACCGGATTTGGAGAAAGAATCTGAGAAAGGATCCGAGGAGGAACCTGAGGAAGAGGAAACATTGACTGTAATGGTATATTTCGGTGACTTTCAATCAGAAAAGGTGGCTCCCGAGACAAGGACAGTGAAAGTAAAGGCTGGGGACAGCATTGAAAAGGTAGTTTTTGAGGAACTTGCAAAAGGTCCCGAAACAGAAGGATTGGATCCTGTTATTCCCGAGGGCACAAAGTTATTGTCGGTCAGGACCGAAAACGGAATTTGCACGGTTAATTTGTCGAAAGAGTTTGTTGAAAATCATATAGGAGGTTCCACTGCCGAGCTTATGACCATTAACTCGATTGTTGCTTCGCTTACGGAACTTCCGGGCATAGACAAGGTTCAGTTTTTAATAGAGGGCAATGTCAGGGAGGTTTTTATCCATGAAGCCCTGGATACTCCAATCAAAAGAAATGAAAGTTTTATAAAGAAATGA
- a CDS encoding helix-hairpin-helix domain-containing protein, which produces MLRDFFNQEVSMKKGIVGLMILGLIVTTSVTGFLLANDGEDIIISKAKAGQYTVEAENGEEKTTEKLVQEKEEAADEIKVYVVGEVNKPGVVTLKKGQIIQDAIELAGGPTEDADIENINLAYELRENVMIRVMSKSETTGQDIGEEGDMQVAAGNTENKSTAAGSNSTKNSQSKNVSGGTSKNSSGSNDAKSNSGKSTNNGGVSGIAVTKDSGGAVVGENASSSENSKTANSKININTATVEELDSLPGIGPAIAAKIVAYREQNGKFKSIEDIMNVSGIGQSKFNNIKDFITVN; this is translated from the coding sequence TTGCTGAGGGATTTTTTTAATCAGGAAGTAAGTATGAAAAAAGGAATAGTTGGGCTCATGATATTGGGATTGATTGTAACTACTTCGGTTACGGGATTTCTTCTTGCAAATGACGGTGAGGATATAATTATAAGCAAGGCGAAAGCCGGTCAATATACCGTGGAAGCGGAAAACGGTGAGGAAAAGACAACGGAAAAATTGGTTCAGGAGAAAGAAGAAGCTGCAGATGAAATAAAGGTGTATGTTGTCGGTGAGGTTAACAAACCCGGTGTGGTTACACTGAAAAAAGGTCAGATAATACAAGATGCCATTGAACTTGCCGGAGGTCCCACAGAGGATGCGGATATTGAGAATATAAATTTGGCTTATGAGCTCCGGGAGAATGTTATGATAAGGGTAATGTCCAAAAGTGAGACTACAGGGCAGGATATTGGTGAAGAAGGCGATATGCAGGTTGCTGCGGGCAATACTGAAAATAAAAGTACGGCTGCAGGAAGCAATTCAACCAAGAATAGTCAGTCGAAGAATGTTTCCGGCGGAACAAGCAAAAACAGTTCAGGCTCAAATGATGCAAAAAGCAATTCGGGAAAAAGCACCAACAATGGGGGTGTTTCAGGAATAGCCGTTACAAAGGACAGCGGCGGGGCGGTAGTCGGAGAAAATGCAAGTAGTAGTGAAAACAGCAAGACTGCAAATTCAAAAATCAATATAAATACTGCAACTGTGGAGGAACTTGATTCTCTCCCGGGAATCGGGCCGGCCATTGCGGCCAAAATAGTGGCTTATCGCGAGCAGAACGGCAAATTTAAATCAATAGAAGACATAATGAATGTCTCAGGAATAGGCCAGAGTAAATTCAACAATATCAAGGACTTTATTACGGTAAACTGA
- a CDS encoding D-alanyl-D-alanine carboxypeptidase family protein, with the protein MKRLLLLLIMTIILFSNIVTLKAQPLDINAQAYILIDSKTGQVLAEHNPDLRTYPASTTKIMTAILALELGDLNQIMTVSQSAIDDIGPGGMHIGLLPGEQLELRYLLDALLVRSANETAYVIAENLCSSREEFYRLMNEKARELGATNTNFVNPCGIDNGEKGKNHLTTARDLAKIAQYAMTIPEFREIVQKTIIKIPPTNKHAEEVIVGTTNKLLLYSNSKYKSEHYTKITGIKTGYTDRALNNLVSSAVNDEGTELIAVVLGVENYDMVFEYSKMLLEYGFKNYSVQPVIAPNSYITSVPVLKAAGNHNLDILASPEGLKCLLPNNSTKNDYEIEQHILENIEAPVKKGDVLGYIEVKKDGVTIGKIDAVASRDVEKLEPPVEPQNIIIKTANDPILKKVTTGALIFLLMFLMLRFTLRRISRSLHSKR; encoded by the coding sequence ATGAAAAGGCTATTGTTACTTTTAATCATGACAATCATTCTGTTTTCAAATATTGTGACTTTAAAAGCACAACCATTGGATATTAATGCACAAGCATACATTTTGATAGATTCCAAAACTGGTCAGGTTCTTGCTGAACACAATCCGGATCTTAGAACTTATCCTGCCAGCACCACTAAAATAATGACAGCAATACTGGCACTCGAACTTGGAGATCTCAATCAAATAATGACTGTCAGCCAGTCTGCCATAGATGACATAGGTCCTGGCGGCATGCATATCGGTTTGCTGCCGGGCGAACAACTGGAGCTCAGATACTTACTGGATGCTCTCCTGGTGAGATCAGCCAATGAGACTGCTTATGTTATTGCCGAAAACCTCTGCTCCTCCCGCGAGGAATTTTACAGACTTATGAACGAAAAGGCAAGGGAGCTTGGGGCTACCAATACAAATTTTGTAAATCCCTGCGGTATTGACAATGGAGAAAAGGGAAAAAATCATCTTACCACGGCAAGAGATCTCGCCAAAATAGCGCAGTATGCAATGACGATACCGGAATTTAGGGAAATCGTTCAAAAAACTATTATCAAAATACCTCCTACAAACAAGCATGCTGAAGAGGTTATTGTCGGTACTACCAATAAATTGCTGCTCTACAGCAACTCAAAATACAAATCGGAACACTATACAAAAATAACCGGTATAAAAACGGGTTATACCGACAGGGCCCTTAACAACTTGGTTTCTTCCGCCGTCAACGATGAAGGAACGGAATTGATTGCTGTGGTTCTCGGCGTTGAGAATTATGACATGGTGTTCGAATATTCCAAAATGCTGTTGGAATACGGTTTCAAAAACTACTCCGTTCAGCCTGTTATTGCACCGAACTCGTATATAACCTCTGTACCCGTTTTAAAAGCAGCGGGAAATCACAACTTGGATATTCTGGCATCGCCGGAGGGACTCAAATGCCTGCTGCCCAACAATTCAACTAAAAATGATTATGAAATTGAACAACATATTTTAGAAAACATAGAAGCTCCGGTAAAAAAAGGGGATGTTCTCGGATACATCGAGGTTAAAAAAGACGGTGTCACCATCGGAAAAATAGATGCAGTCGCTTCAAGGGATGTTGAAAAACTTGAGCCGCCGGTTGAACCTCAAAACATAATTATTAAAACAGCAAACGATCCGATTTTGAAAAAAGTTACAACAGGAGCATTGATCTTCCTGTTAATGTTCCTTATGTTAAGATTTACTTTGCGCAGAATTTCACGAAGCCTTCATTCAAAAAGATAA
- a CDS encoding AMP-dependent synthetase/ligase — translation MKTSPVFEVRTIKNLRDMIEQSSKLFANKDAFRVKTKDNSYRGITFAEFKNDIDAFGTALLDLLGTEKGFVAVIGENRYEWCVTYLATINGVGVVIPLDKELPLPELENLLKQSNANAIVYSGKFHDAIKEMSSRLSNIKYFINMNTNEHEDDKFLSFWVLLEKGKKLLESGKKDYLNAPIDENAMSAMIFTSGTTGQAKAVMLSHKNICSNMMAVSASVYMDSTDSVLSILPLHHTYECTAGFLTMIYNGATITFNEGLKYIGKNLKEAQPTILILVPLILESMYNKIWEQASKDKSLKFKLKAGLFISNLLYKVFKIDIRRKLFKSVIDNVGGKLRLVISGAAALDPEVAKGFEAMGIKVLQGYGLTEASPIVAVNRDKSYRHDSVGLPLPGLDVEIINPDKEGFGEIIVKGDSVMLGYYNNDDATKAVLKDGWLYTGDLGRMDEKGFIYITGRKKNIIVTKTGKNIFPEEVEAYLNKSPYIKESLVSGRENDKNDETIVVAQIVPDMDAIKAKLKTDTVPSPEEVYKLIKAEIRAINKNMPVYKRVVDITIRENEFAKTSSKKIKRYLEKTNV, via the coding sequence ATGAAAACTTCACCGGTTTTCGAAGTAAGAACGATTAAAAACTTAAGAGACATGATTGAGCAAAGCAGCAAACTGTTTGCCAACAAAGATGCTTTTCGCGTGAAAACAAAAGATAATTCATATAGAGGAATTACTTTCGCCGAATTCAAGAATGATATTGATGCTTTCGGAACAGCCCTGCTTGATTTGTTGGGAACAGAAAAAGGATTTGTCGCTGTTATAGGTGAAAACAGGTATGAATGGTGTGTTACCTATCTTGCAACTATAAACGGCGTCGGAGTAGTTATACCACTGGACAAAGAACTACCCCTTCCCGAACTGGAAAACTTGTTAAAACAGTCCAATGCCAATGCCATTGTCTACTCGGGAAAATTTCATGATGCAATTAAAGAAATGTCTTCCCGTTTAAGCAATATCAAATATTTCATTAATATGAACACCAATGAGCATGAGGATGATAAATTTTTATCCTTTTGGGTTCTCCTTGAAAAAGGAAAAAAACTTTTGGAATCAGGAAAAAAGGACTATCTTAATGCTCCCATAGATGAAAACGCAATGAGTGCAATGATTTTTACTTCGGGTACAACGGGCCAGGCTAAAGCCGTTATGTTGTCCCACAAAAATATTTGCTCAAATATGATGGCCGTTTCAGCTTCTGTTTATATGGACAGCACAGATTCCGTGCTTTCAATCCTTCCCTTGCACCATACCTATGAATGCACCGCAGGTTTCCTCACTATGATATATAACGGTGCAACAATAACTTTCAATGAGGGACTAAAATACATCGGCAAAAATCTCAAAGAGGCACAACCGACAATCCTTATTCTCGTACCTCTTATTCTGGAAAGCATGTACAATAAAATATGGGAACAGGCTTCAAAAGACAAAAGCCTTAAATTTAAGCTGAAAGCCGGACTTTTTATTAGTAATTTGCTATATAAGGTTTTTAAAATTGACATACGAAGAAAGTTGTTTAAATCCGTAATTGACAATGTTGGCGGTAAATTAAGGCTGGTCATTTCAGGTGCTGCGGCCCTTGACCCTGAAGTGGCAAAAGGATTTGAGGCCATGGGTATAAAAGTCCTTCAGGGATATGGTCTTACCGAAGCTTCTCCAATAGTTGCAGTGAATCGCGACAAGTCGTACAGACACGATTCAGTAGGACTTCCTCTTCCCGGGCTTGACGTCGAAATCATCAACCCCGACAAAGAGGGATTTGGAGAAATAATAGTCAAAGGTGATAGTGTAATGCTTGGCTATTACAATAATGATGACGCCACCAAAGCAGTTCTTAAAGACGGATGGCTCTATACCGGAGACCTTGGCCGCATGGATGAAAAGGGCTTTATATACATTACCGGACGCAAGAAAAACATTATAGTAACCAAAACAGGAAAGAATATTTTCCCTGAAGAAGTTGAAGCCTATCTTAACAAAAGCCCATATATTAAAGAATCTCTGGTTTCGGGAAGAGAAAACGATAAAAACGATGAAACAATAGTAGTAGCTCAAATTGTACCCGATATGGATGCAATCAAAGCCAAGCTTAAAACGGACACAGTTCCGTCACCCGAAGAGGTTTACAAATTGATTAAGGCAGAAATTAGGGCTATAAACAAAAACATGCCGGTCTATAAAAGAGTTGTTGATATAACCATTCGTGAAAACGAATTTGCCAAAACATCTTCCAAGAAGATTAAACGATATCTTGAGAAAACTAATGTATAA
- a CDS encoding methyl-accepting chemotaxis protein, giving the protein MAGKAEGSQDYIREIETHIDKTLEHSDIITKLTESMSEITEKNQNNIECIVENVNKINTSNQQTIEEFEYIRQNNELINEALQVINSVSEQTNLLALNASIEAARAGEAGKGFPVVAMEIRKLADQSNASAQNITDILNKMGEGTNQSLKAINLTQTNIFDTLELLENTEKDFSQMYNCQNSVINEIIQSEKLIKKLEDDIQAIKSVMGQTLSEFEATSSEISDISNVLEELNKSFQAISDFAEDVQTSSNRLIEK; this is encoded by the coding sequence ATGGCAGGCAAAGCTGAGGGAAGCCAGGATTATATACGTGAGATTGAAACTCACATTGATAAAACTCTTGAACATTCTGATATAATTACAAAACTGACAGAATCTATGAGTGAAATCACCGAAAAAAATCAAAACAATATTGAATGTATTGTTGAAAACGTAAATAAAATCAATACTTCCAATCAACAAACCATTGAGGAATTTGAGTATATCAGGCAAAATAATGAATTAATAAACGAAGCATTACAAGTCATTAACAGTGTATCTGAGCAAACCAATCTGTTGGCTCTAAACGCTTCTATCGAAGCCGCCAGAGCGGGAGAAGCAGGAAAAGGATTTCCGGTTGTAGCCATGGAAATCAGGAAACTTGCAGATCAATCCAACGCATCTGCTCAAAATATTACTGACATCCTGAATAAAATGGGTGAAGGAACCAATCAATCCTTAAAAGCAATTAATCTGACACAGACAAATATATTTGATACTCTCGAACTTTTGGAAAACACTGAAAAGGATTTTTCACAAATGTACAACTGCCAAAATTCTGTTATAAATGAAATAATTCAATCTGAAAAACTTATCAAAAAATTGGAAGACGATATCCAAGCCATTAAATCTGTTATGGGACAAACCCTTTCCGAATTCGAAGCAACTTCATCGGAAATATCAGATATTTCCAATGTTTTAGAAGAACTCAACAAATCTTTCCAAGCCATTTCTGATTTTGCAGAAGATGTTCAGACAAGTTCAAACAGATTGATAGAAAAATAG